Genomic DNA from Bosea sp. (in: a-proteobacteria):
GTATCGCGCCTCAGAGGGCAAGACAGTCGAGGTTCCCTATCGCGGCAAGGTCGACGGCACGATGCAGGAGATCATGGGCGGCGTGCGCTCCATGATGACCTACATCGGCGCGGTCAAGCTCAAGGAGGTGCCCAAGCGCACCACCTTCATCATGGTCGGCAGCCAGCTCAACACGGTGTTCGGAAACGGCTGATGAGCGGGACTGTCATCGTCGGCGCGGGCCAGGCCGGGGTGCAGGTCGCCGCGGAGCTGCGCGCCGCCGGCTACGCGCCGCCGATCACGCTGGTCGGCGCGGAAACCGCCCTGCCCTACCACCGCCCGCCTCTCTCGAAGGCCTATCTCACAGGCGAGAAGAGCTTGGATGCCCTGCAGATGCGCGGGGCGGCCTTCTATGTCGAGCAGCACATCACGCTCATGCAGGGCGTTGCGGCCGCTGCCATCGATGCCGGCGCGCGACGCGTCATTCTCGAGGACGGCTCCGCGCTGGCCTATGATCATCTTGTTCTGGCGACAGGTGCCTCGCCCCGCCCGCTGACCTGCCCAGGCCATGATCTGGAGGGCGTGCTCGCCCTGCGCGGGCTTGCCGATGCCGACGCGCTCAAGACAAGGCTCACGAGCGCGCGCAGCCTCGTCGTGGTGGGCGGCGGCTTCATCGGCCTTGAAGCTGCCGCCAGCGCGCGCAAGCTTGGCAAGGATGTCGCGCTGCTTGAGATGCAGGACCGGCTGATGGCGCGCGCGGTCGGCCCTGACCTCTCGAGGCATTTCGCCGAAACCCATGCGGCCCATGGCGTCAGCCTGCATTTCGGCGAAGGCGCGGCCGAGATCATCGGGCAGGGCGGCAGGGTCGTTGCTGTCCGCACCACGGCGGGCCGTGAGTTGCCGGCCGACATCGTGCTGGCGGGGATCGGCGTGAACCCGAACATCGAGCTTGCCCGCGCCGCCGGCCTCGCCACGGGCAACGGCATCGTGGTCGACACGGGCCAGCGCACCTCCGAACCGTCGATCCTGGCGCTCGGCGATGTCTGCGCCTTCCCGGAGCCCCGGGGCCACGGCCATATCCGGCTCGAATCCGTGCAGAACGCCGTGGATCAGGCCAAGATCGTCGCGGCCTCCATCCTCGGACGGCCGGCACGCTATGAGGCGGTGCCCTGGTTCTGGAGCGACCAGTATGACCTCAAGCTTCAGATGGTGGGCCTGTCCCATGGCCATGACGCCGCCGAGGAGCGCGGCAGCCGGGCCGGGAACCGCTTCTCGATCTTTTACTTCAAGGCCGGCCGCCTGATCGCGATCGACAGCGTCAATCGCCCTGCCGACCACATGCGCGGGCGCAAGCTGCTCGCGCCCGGCGCGGCCCCGCTCGCACGGGCCGATCTCGACGGCGCCTTCCCTCAGCGGGCCTGATGCGCGCCGCGACATTGGCGCCCTTTCGCCGGCCGCGCGGAACGCCTATCTTGATGGCATGAGCGAGCTGACCGGCCACGATCTGTCCCCGCAGAAGCTGCCCGCGCCGTCTGCGCAGGCCTCGTCCGCTTCGCGCTGGCTCCTGGCCGGCACGGCCGCGACCTTTCTGGGCGCAGGGGCGCTGCTCTGGGTCCGGGAGGGCGAGCGTCTCTTCACCGACGGGCTGATCGCCGCGATCGCGCGCTGCTTCTGATCGCGCGCGCCGCACCACCGAGGTTCCGATGGACAAGCGCGCCCTCATCCTTCCCGCCGCCGCCTTTCTGTTTGGCCTGGTGTCGCTCGGCCTTGCCGCCCTGTGGACCTTCGCGCCGACGCCCGAGGCGACGCGGGCCAGTTCGGTCGGCGGCCCCTTCGATCTGACCGCGATGGACGGTCGCCGCATCAGCAGCCGCCAGTTTCAGGGCGCGCCGCTGCTCGTCTTCTTCGGCTTCACGCATTGCCCGGATGTGTGCCCCACCAAGCTGATGGAGCTGTCCGAAGTCTTCCGCGCCGCGGGCGATCGGGCTGGCAACACCCGCGCGCTGTTCATCACCGTGGATCCGGCCCGCGACACGCCCGAACTGTTGAAGAACTATCTCGGCAGCTTCGATCCGCGCATCATCGGGCTGACCGGCACACAGGAGGAGATCGACGCCGTGGTCAAGGCCTTCCGCGCCTATGCGCGCAAGGTGCCGACCGCGAGCGGCGACTACACCATGGACCATACCGCCATCATCTATCTGATGGACAAGAAGGGCCAGTTCGTCGGCAGCTTCAATCTGGAACGCCCGCCCGCCGAGGCAGCCCGGGACCTGCTGCGTCATCTCTGACGAAACGGGCGCACGCCGTCAGTTCGCCTCGGGTGCGCGATACTGCTCGATGTTGAGCCCGAATTCGGCGCCGATGCGGCCCAGCGCCACCTGCAGGTGATAGAGCGCGATCAGGGGC
This window encodes:
- a CDS encoding SCO family protein; its protein translation is MDKRALILPAAAFLFGLVSLGLAALWTFAPTPEATRASSVGGPFDLTAMDGRRISSRQFQGAPLLVFFGFTHCPDVCPTKLMELSEVFRAAGDRAGNTRALFITVDPARDTPELLKNYLGSFDPRIIGLTGTQEEIDAVVKAFRAYARKVPTASGDYTMDHTAIIYLMDKKGQFVGSFNLERPPAEAARDLLRHL
- a CDS encoding FAD-dependent oxidoreductase; the protein is MSGTVIVGAGQAGVQVAAELRAAGYAPPITLVGAETALPYHRPPLSKAYLTGEKSLDALQMRGAAFYVEQHITLMQGVAAAAIDAGARRVILEDGSALAYDHLVLATGASPRPLTCPGHDLEGVLALRGLADADALKTRLTSARSLVVVGGGFIGLEAAASARKLGKDVALLEMQDRLMARAVGPDLSRHFAETHAAHGVSLHFGEGAAEIIGQGGRVVAVRTTAGRELPADIVLAGIGVNPNIELARAAGLATGNGIVVDTGQRTSEPSILALGDVCAFPEPRGHGHIRLESVQNAVDQAKIVAASILGRPARYEAVPWFWSDQYDLKLQMVGLSHGHDAAEERGSRAGNRFSIFYFKAGRLIAIDSVNRPADHMRGRKLLAPGAAPLARADLDGAFPQRA